From the Pedobacter cryoconitis genome, one window contains:
- a CDS encoding ferritin-like domain-containing protein, whose product MNIINILEEIEKVDGEVYERLNPRRAAMKSFYGFGSKVALAALPMALGSMFKKAYGQTTTSVIDVLNFALTLEYIEYNFYQTGINTAGLIPAGTPAVAAIANIRDHELAHVNLLKGAITASGGTPVSYTAASFDFTAKGNFPTVFSDYPTFLAVAQVFEDTGVRAYKGQAGNLMSSPSVLQTALQIHSVEARHAAHIRQMRKAPAGGGLTNLKPWITGANDSGVAAAAASYAGEDNVTQLDINIPGLGFSVNASTEAFDEPLTMPQVLSIASLFIK is encoded by the coding sequence ATGAATATCATTAACATATTAGAAGAAATTGAAAAAGTGGATGGAGAAGTGTATGAACGCTTAAATCCACGCAGAGCGGCAATGAAATCATTTTATGGCTTTGGATCAAAAGTAGCTTTAGCTGCGCTTCCGATGGCTTTAGGCTCTATGTTCAAAAAAGCTTACGGACAAACCACTACAAGTGTGATTGACGTGTTAAACTTTGCTTTAACTTTGGAATATATTGAATATAATTTCTATCAGACTGGTATTAATACTGCTGGATTAATTCCTGCTGGTACACCTGCTGTAGCAGCGATTGCTAACATTCGTGATCATGAATTAGCACACGTTAATTTATTAAAAGGAGCAATTACTGCTTCTGGTGGTACTCCGGTATCTTATACTGCGGCTTCATTTGATTTTACTGCAAAAGGGAATTTCCCAACTGTATTCTCTGATTATCCAACTTTTCTTGCGGTAGCGCAAGTATTTGAAGATACAGGTGTAAGAGCTTATAAAGGACAGGCTGGTAACTTAATGAGCAGCCCAAGTGTATTACAAACTGCTTTACAAATTCACTCCGTTGAAGCGCGCCACGCTGCGCATATCCGCCAAATGCGTAAAGCGCCAGCTGGTGGAGGTTTAACTAATTTAAAACCATGGATTACTGGTGCAAATGATAGTGGGGTTGCAGCAGCAGCAGCGAGTTATGCTGGTGAAGATAATGTAACACAGTTAGATATCAACATTCCAGGCCTTGGTTTCTCAGTAAATGCATCAACAGAGGCTTTTGATGAGCCACTAACTATGCCTCAGGTACTTTCGATTGCAAGCCTGTTTATCAAATAA
- a CDS encoding LytR/AlgR family response regulator transcription factor, giving the protein MFNVIIVDDEEFARSSLFFLLQENCENVHISGIAKSVDEARELLSLHEVDLIFLDIAMPGKNGFELIPDAKLHNTQVVFTTAYDQYALRAIKANALDYLLKPIDIDELKETVEKAAKLIRMIDQESDRNERLKNLANNLADRSEIRKISLPNGQGYTLIDLNEIIHIEADSNYSIFHLDNRDKITVSKVLKDYEEILPEDQFIRIHKSSIVNLNYLKEYNSKNGLEVLLKNGEKIAVSRRRASIFAEKVKQYTNFASDK; this is encoded by the coding sequence GTGTTCAATGTGATAATAGTAGACGATGAAGAATTTGCGCGGTCTTCACTTTTTTTTCTCTTACAGGAAAATTGCGAAAATGTGCACATCAGCGGGATTGCAAAATCGGTAGATGAGGCACGTGAACTGCTCTCTTTACATGAGGTCGACCTGATCTTTCTGGATATCGCTATGCCCGGAAAAAATGGCTTTGAGCTTATTCCAGACGCGAAACTGCACAATACCCAGGTCGTATTCACTACTGCTTATGACCAGTATGCTTTAAGAGCAATTAAGGCTAATGCACTGGACTATTTACTGAAGCCAATCGACATCGATGAGCTTAAAGAAACGGTAGAAAAAGCAGCAAAATTAATCCGTATGATTGACCAGGAATCCGACCGGAATGAGCGCTTAAAAAATTTAGCAAATAATTTAGCAGACCGGTCAGAAATCAGGAAAATAAGTTTGCCGAACGGACAAGGATACACCCTGATTGACCTTAATGAAATCATTCATATAGAAGCAGATAGCAATTATTCCATCTTTCATCTCGACAACAGGGATAAAATTACCGTATCCAAAGTATTGAAAGATTATGAAGAGATTTTACCAGAAGATCAATTTATCCGGATTCATAAATCCAGTATTGTAAATTTAAATTATCTGAAAGAATACAACTCAAAAAACGGCCTGGAAGTTTTGTTAAAAAACGGAGAGAAAATAGCCGTATCAAGGCGCAGAGCAAGTATTTTCGCAGAGAAAGTTAAACAATATACCAATTTCGCCAGTGATAAATAA
- a CDS encoding ferritin-like domain-containing protein has translation MKSLQGEKEILLQESGILTAKLQRRSFLQYAGAGVAGVALIAAGCKKDKSTPGLDTGVDLGSGDPGILNYAYALEQLEGAFYDAVVKSPYTGIPANELALLTDIRDHELAHREFFKKALGTGAIVSLTVDFSSINFADRASVLNTAKAFEDLGVSAYNGAGKLLKTAKYLEVAGKIVSVEARHAALIRDLISNGTFADSTAVDANGLDGARTPIQVLTIAKTYIKTAINASNLPTS, from the coding sequence ATGAAAAGTTTACAAGGAGAGAAAGAGATACTGCTTCAGGAGAGCGGTATCCTGACTGCAAAACTGCAACGCAGATCTTTTCTGCAATATGCAGGAGCAGGGGTTGCAGGGGTAGCTTTAATTGCTGCGGGCTGTAAAAAAGACAAAAGTACTCCAGGTTTGGATACAGGTGTGGATTTAGGTAGCGGTGATCCGGGTATCTTAAATTACGCCTATGCACTGGAACAATTAGAAGGTGCATTTTATGATGCAGTGGTAAAAAGCCCTTATACTGGTATTCCTGCAAATGAGCTTGCTTTACTGACTGATATCAGAGATCATGAGTTAGCTCACCGTGAATTTTTCAAAAAAGCATTGGGTACAGGAGCGATTGTAAGTTTGACAGTAGATTTTTCATCGATTAATTTTGCTGACAGAGCAAGTGTACTGAATACAGCCAAAGCATTTGAAGATTTAGGGGTTTCAGCTTATAATGGAGCTGGTAAACTTTTAAAAACGGCAAAATATTTAGAGGTTGCTGGAAAGATCGTCTCTGTTGAAGCACGTCATGCGGCTTTAATCCGTGATTTGATTTCGAATGGAACCTTCGCTGATTCAACTGCTGTTGATGCGAACGGACTTGATGGTGCCAGAACACCTATCCAGGTTTTAACTATCGCTAAAACGTATATTAAAACTGCAATTAACGCGTCTAATTTACCTACTTCTTAA
- a CDS encoding two-component regulator propeller domain-containing protein: protein MINKTRAFYSKGITLLLLLIVSGIYSYGQTTFIKHYGSKDGLPSNSCYFILQDKKGYIWVASDAGVSRFDGKVFENFSIDDGLPDNQIIRLNEDRSGRIWFFSLNGQLSYFKNGVIYNESNDKLLQLLKFNGVVTSFFEDSKGHLWFGTNKNLLARWDGKSLKKYTSTDPANQFINTFIYEDQSGRIWASSVHCLRIFDGESFNKTTFKISPLSYKTVKNLPDQTMYFLDKKGLNFKNGVQQQLTMTIDSTLLADNPGYFYAENQKELWLTTNSGVYHLEADGTKTHYLHNLTTNQVIKDNRENMWFATGNGIYMLPKKSKRVYIRDNRYGLSNNTVRSLIKDHSGNLWLGLDNGKINILNKSTHQISTIDLPDKKKFSSIKQISTDSSGEKVFFSSDYGLGILSAKHTSNQDIKYLKETHSSGFVLKNFSISSKNHLTLALSSGVVMVNDPFHKLSFTSSNYKEGENFFSNRAYRVYYDKDDNLWFSNVNGLAELSAGKLTRHYQRHPLLTKRINDIAQLPDGTIVLATDGYGLLFFKNNLLIRQITREDGLANNICKKLYIQKDHVWVVTTNGVNRIFLNSKNPVESFEYTNNLLDNDVNGLYIDRDTAYFATNHGLVFFANTPFDRNKEMPKVLISTIINNRKPLSLNTDSFNLAPAANNITFYYSALDFQNNYILYRYRLKSGNPWTETKNRRLEFSSLEPGTYKFELSAKTNNSQWSKPVAVSFVLKAHFWQSWWFIFVMLLLASFSFYKIAVIVTQQQKDKEQQRLLLKNKILMLEQQALQAMMNPHFVFNVMNSIQHYINTKDTSSANKILTGFARLIRKNLDICTKSFISIEEEIEYLSLYLTLEKKRFGEKFNYNIHIAPDIDQDETMIPSMILQPYIENAIWHGLMPKEEGGKISIVIQHQDAAYLLIQIIDDGVGIDNSLRVKREKHESKGMSLTQERINLINQIEANPIQISIKQNGNSGTTISILVPNR, encoded by the coding sequence GTGATAAATAAAACAAGAGCTTTCTATAGCAAAGGAATCACCCTGTTACTCCTTTTAATAGTTTCAGGCATTTACAGCTATGGACAGACTACTTTTATTAAACATTACGGCAGTAAAGACGGTTTGCCAAGCAACAGCTGTTATTTTATCCTTCAGGACAAAAAGGGGTATATCTGGGTCGCTTCAGACGCAGGTGTAAGCCGCTTTGACGGAAAAGTATTTGAAAACTTCTCTATCGATGACGGCCTACCCGACAACCAGATTATCCGGTTAAACGAAGACCGCTCCGGAAGAATCTGGTTTTTCTCTTTAAACGGTCAGCTCAGCTACTTTAAAAATGGCGTGATCTACAATGAAAGTAATGACAAATTACTTCAGCTTTTAAAATTTAATGGTGTCGTTACTTCCTTCTTTGAAGACAGCAAAGGCCATCTCTGGTTTGGGACTAATAAGAACCTGCTGGCCAGATGGGACGGAAAATCATTAAAAAAATACACCTCCACTGATCCTGCCAATCAGTTCATCAATACCTTTATTTACGAAGACCAATCCGGCAGGATATGGGCATCAAGTGTACACTGCCTACGTATCTTTGATGGAGAAAGCTTTAACAAAACAACGTTTAAGATCAGTCCCCTATCCTATAAAACCGTTAAAAACCTGCCCGACCAAACCATGTATTTCCTCGATAAAAAGGGATTGAATTTCAAAAACGGAGTACAGCAGCAACTAACGATGACAATTGACAGTACTTTACTGGCAGATAACCCGGGCTATTTTTATGCGGAAAACCAAAAAGAGCTGTGGTTAACCACCAATTCAGGAGTCTATCACCTGGAAGCAGACGGTACCAAAACACATTACCTGCATAACCTGACCACCAACCAGGTGATCAAAGACAATCGGGAAAACATGTGGTTTGCTACCGGCAATGGTATTTATATGCTGCCTAAAAAGTCTAAAAGAGTTTATATACGGGATAATCGCTATGGCCTGAGCAACAACACCGTCAGAAGCCTGATCAAAGACCATTCAGGTAACCTCTGGCTGGGACTGGACAATGGAAAAATTAATATCCTGAACAAATCCACGCATCAGATCAGTACCATTGATCTCCCTGATAAGAAAAAGTTCAGCAGCATTAAACAAATCAGTACCGATTCATCGGGAGAAAAAGTATTTTTCAGTTCAGACTATGGCTTAGGGATACTTTCTGCTAAACACACCTCAAATCAGGATATCAAATACCTGAAAGAAACCCATAGCTCTGGTTTTGTACTTAAAAACTTTAGTATCAGCAGTAAAAATCATCTCACCTTAGCGCTGTCCTCTGGTGTAGTGATGGTCAATGATCCATTTCATAAACTATCATTTACTTCATCAAATTATAAAGAAGGAGAAAACTTCTTCAGCAACAGAGCCTATCGCGTCTATTATGACAAAGACGACAACCTCTGGTTTTCCAACGTGAACGGACTGGCCGAGCTATCAGCAGGCAAGCTCACCAGGCACTATCAGCGCCATCCGCTGTTAACCAAAAGGATTAACGACATTGCGCAATTACCAGATGGTACTATTGTGCTCGCTACCGATGGATATGGCCTGCTTTTCTTTAAAAACAACCTGCTGATCCGGCAAATCACCCGTGAAGACGGACTGGCAAACAACATCTGCAAAAAACTTTACATCCAGAAAGATCATGTTTGGGTAGTGACCACCAATGGCGTAAACCGGATCTTTTTAAACAGCAAAAACCCGGTAGAATCATTTGAATATACCAATAACCTGCTCGACAACGATGTAAATGGCTTATATATAGATCGTGATACCGCCTACTTCGCAACCAACCATGGCCTGGTTTTCTTTGCCAATACCCCTTTTGACAGAAATAAAGAGATGCCTAAAGTATTGATATCCACCATTATCAATAACAGAAAACCACTAAGCCTGAATACAGATTCTTTCAACCTTGCCCCAGCAGCAAATAATATTACATTTTACTACAGTGCCCTTGACTTTCAAAACAACTATATCTTATATCGCTACCGGTTAAAATCAGGCAACCCATGGACAGAAACAAAAAACAGGAGACTGGAATTCTCTTCTCTGGAACCCGGCACCTATAAATTTGAGCTCAGCGCAAAAACAAACAATAGCCAGTGGAGCAAACCGGTAGCCGTAAGTTTCGTCTTAAAAGCGCATTTCTGGCAATCCTGGTGGTTCATCTTCGTCATGCTGCTTTTGGCCAGCTTTAGTTTTTATAAGATTGCGGTTATCGTGACCCAGCAGCAAAAAGATAAAGAACAACAAAGGCTGCTGCTGAAAAATAAAATCCTGATGCTCGAACAACAGGCTTTGCAAGCGATGATGAATCCACATTTTGTTTTCAATGTGATGAACTCGATCCAGCATTACATCAATACCAAAGATACTTCCTCAGCCAATAAGATCCTGACTGGTTTTGCCCGTCTGATCAGAAAAAACCTGGACATCTGTACCAAAAGTTTTATTTCTATAGAAGAGGAAATTGAATACCTTTCCCTTTACCTGACCCTGGAAAAGAAAAGATTCGGAGAGAAGTTCAATTATAACATTCACATTGCCCCGGACATCGACCAGGATGAGACGATGATTCCCTCCATGATATTGCAGCCCTATATAGAAAATGCAATCTGGCACGGCCTGATGCCTAAAGAAGAAGGCGGGAAAATCTCCATTGTAATTCAACATCAGGATGCCGCTTATTTATTGATCCAAATCATAGATGATGGCGTTGGAATAGACAATTCACTGCGTGTAAAAAGAGAAAAACATGAGAGTAAAGGCATGAGCCTTACCCAGGAAAGGATCAACCTGATTAACCAGATCGAAGCAAATCCAATACAAATCAGTATTAAACAGAACGGTAACTCGGGTACAACTATCTCTATTTTAGTCCCAAACAGGTAG
- the mqnC gene encoding cyclic dehypoxanthinyl futalosine synthase: protein MNTAELLQRALQFDFLTKEEGVFLYHNASTADLAFVANELRKKQVPSGKVTWQIDRNVNTTNVCIANCKFCNFFRRPGHDESYITDIETYKVKIEETFRLGGDQLLLQGGHHPDLGLEFYADLFRKLKELYPDLKLHALGPPEIAHVAKIDKLTHTEVLSALKAAGMDSLPGAGAEILNDRVRRLISKGKCGGQEWLDVMRAAHQLDITTSATMMFGHVETIDERFEHLVWIREVQSEKPADAKGFLAFIPWPFQDDGTLLKRLRGITNDVSGDEYVRMLALSRIMLPNVKNIQASWLTVGKNVAQLCLHAGANDFGSIMIEENVVSAAGAPHRFTAKGIQDAIREAGFEPQLRGQQYNYRDLPEHLEEQVINY, encoded by the coding sequence ATGAATACTGCCGAATTATTACAAAGGGCTCTGCAATTCGACTTTTTAACAAAAGAAGAGGGCGTGTTTTTGTACCACAATGCTTCTACTGCCGATTTGGCCTTTGTTGCAAATGAGCTGAGAAAAAAACAAGTACCGAGCGGAAAAGTTACCTGGCAAATTGATAGAAACGTTAATACCACGAATGTGTGTATTGCGAACTGTAAATTTTGCAATTTCTTCAGAAGACCGGGTCATGATGAAAGCTATATCACAGACATAGAGACTTATAAAGTTAAAATTGAAGAGACTTTCCGTCTGGGCGGTGATCAGTTACTTTTACAGGGCGGACATCATCCCGACCTTGGGCTTGAATTTTATGCTGACCTGTTCAGAAAGTTAAAAGAACTTTATCCTGATCTTAAATTACACGCATTAGGCCCGCCTGAAATTGCACACGTTGCAAAAATCGATAAACTTACCCACACAGAAGTTTTAAGCGCATTGAAAGCTGCCGGCATGGATTCTTTGCCTGGTGCAGGTGCAGAAATTCTGAATGACAGGGTTCGCCGGTTAATTTCCAAAGGAAAATGTGGTGGACAGGAATGGCTGGATGTAATGCGTGCAGCACACCAGCTGGATATTACGACCTCTGCAACCATGATGTTTGGTCATGTTGAAACTATAGACGAACGTTTCGAGCATTTAGTCTGGATCAGAGAAGTTCAGAGTGAAAAACCAGCAGACGCTAAAGGATTTTTAGCCTTTATTCCATGGCCTTTCCAGGATGACGGTACTTTGTTGAAACGTTTAAGAGGAATTACGAATGATGTTTCCGGAGATGAATACGTAAGGATGCTTGCCCTGAGCAGAATTATGCTGCCGAACGTTAAAAATATACAAGCGTCATGGCTGACTGTAGGTAAAAATGTAGCACAATTGTGTTTACATGCAGGTGCTAATGATTTTGGATCTATTATGATTGAAGAAAATGTAGTTTCTGCTGCTGGTGCACCACACCGTTTTACTGCAAAAGGAATACAGGATGCGATCAGAGAAGCAGGTTTTGAACCTCAATTAAGAGGTCAGCAATACAACTACCGTGACCTGCCTGAACATTTAGAGGAACAAGTGATTAATTACTAA